Proteins from a single region of Salvelinus sp. IW2-2015 linkage group LG4p, ASM291031v2, whole genome shotgun sequence:
- the acadl gene encoding LOW QUALITY PROTEIN: long-chain specific acyl-CoA dehydrogenase, mitochondrial (The sequence of the model RefSeq protein was modified relative to this genomic sequence to represent the inferred CDS: inserted 8 bases in 7 codons), which translates to MLSKAVKACYSGVKNVCRGGQVLSSANARMQHSQPQEGKAPPSNRPETSSARXLMDIGTRENLNEDHDMFRESVRRFWTEEVVPYHKEWEKAGMXEQGLWQKAGEQGLLGILTPEEHGGIGGDLLSAAVMWEEQIYSNCSXPGFALHSEICMPYISNYGSKEQIDRFIPQMAAGTCIGAIAMTEPGLAGSDLQGVRTYAKKDGDDWILNGNKVVQGMWCSHQRLMADMVIVVTVTNREAXTAAHGISLFLVEKGMPGFQAGKKLEKIGLMHSQDTAELFFEDVRLPASALLGQANKGFYYXMNELPQERLLIADXAIASSEFMFEETRNYVTQRKAFGKTIAHLQTVQHKLAELKTEIXVGRSFLDNCLQLHTEKRLDSQTASMAKYW; encoded by the exons ATGTTGTCAAAAGCTGTCAAAGCGTGTTATTCTGGTGTGAAAAATGTATGTCGAGGTGGACAGGTACTTTCTTCTGCAAATGCCAG AATGCAGCACAGCCAGCCCCAGGAAGGGAAAGCTCCCCCGTCCAATCGGCCGGAGACGTCCAGTGCCA CTCTTATGGACATCGGCACCCGCGAGAATCTCAACGAGGATCATGACATGTTCAGGGAGAGTGTCCGACGTTTCTGGACAGAGGAGGTGGTGCCCTACCACAAGGA GTGGGAGAAGGCAGGTAT TGAGCAGGGACTGTGGCAGAAGGCTGGGGAGCAGGGTCTGTTGGGCATCCTCACTCCAGAGGAGCACGGTGGGATCGGAGGTGATCTGCTGTCTGCAGCTGTGATGTGGGAGGAGCA GATTTACTCTAACTGCT GGCCAGGCTTTGCCCTCCACTCTGAGATCTGCATGCCCTACATCAGTAACTATGGCTCCAAGGAACAGATCGATCGCTTCATACCCCAGATGGCTGCTGGGACCTGCATCGGGGCTATCGCCATGACGGAGCCAGGGCTGGCAGG CAGTGACCTCCAAGGTGTCAGGACGTACGCTAAGAAGGATGGCGATGACTGGATCCTCAACGGCAACAAGGTCGTTCAGGGAATGTG GTGTTCACACCAACGGCTGATGGCCGACATGGTGATCGTGGTGACCGTAACGAACCGCGAGG AAACAGCGGCCCACGGGATCAGCCTCTTCCTGGTGGAGAAAGGAATGCCGGGCTTCCAGGCGGGCAAGAAGCTGGAGAAGATTGGCCTGATGCACAG CCAGGACACGGCTGAGCTGTTCTTTGAGGACGTGCGTCTCCCTGCTTCTGCCCTGCTGGGACAGGCCAACAAGGGCTTCTACT CTATGAACGAGCTGCCACAG GAGCGCCTGCTGATTGCAG TGGCCATCGCCAGCAGTGAGTTCATGTTTGAGGAGACCAGGAACTATGTGACTCAGAGGAAGGCTTTCGGCAAGACCATCGCTCACCTTCAG ACTGTGCAGCACAAGCTGGCAGAGCTGAAGACTGAGA GTGTGGGCCGTTCCTTTTTAGACAACTGTCTGCAGCTCCACACAGAGAAACGCCTGGACTCTCAAACAGCCTCTATGGCCAAGTACTGGTGA